A genomic window from Elaeis guineensis isolate ETL-2024a chromosome 3, EG11, whole genome shotgun sequence includes:
- the LOC105042292 gene encoding uncharacterized protein — MLGKGLNHCFSRLKRPSHSAPPPIPHSLNAPTTSASSSSSVVFKSFNSLYVPAASESETLTQTRSSSSAAAATAAEGSSSSSITSSSSASGTAGAHYGPCPSERELSTAIASRRFFPAAPGPSNSIVDSAAVAVGVVGEGVAVPTYSPDPYWDFRRSMEEMVAALGLDLRVHAVHLHELLLCYLALNRKHAHKYIVGAFADLIVGLAAAEKHRSEA; from the coding sequence atgttaGGCAAAGGCTTGAATCACTGCTTCTCTCGCCTCAAGCGCCCTTCCCATTCTGCCCCTCCGCCCATCCCCCATTCCCTGAATGCCCCCACGACCTCCGCTTCTTCGTCTTCCTCGGTGGTCTTTAAAAGTTTCAATTCCCTGTATGTCCCCGCCGCCTCCGAATCCGAAACCCTAACCCAAAcccgctcctcctcctccgccgccgccgccaccgctgccgagggctcctcctcctcctccatcacctcctcctcctccgcctctGGCACCGCCGGCGCCCACTACGGACCCTGCCCCTCCGAACGCGAGCTCTCCACCGCCATCGCCTCCCGCCGCTTCTTCCCGGCCGCTCCCGGCCCGTCGAACTCCATCGTGGACTCGGCGGCGGTGGCCGTCGGCGTGGTCGGGGAAGGGGTCGCGGTACCGACGTACTCGCCGGACCCGTACTGGGACTTCCGGCGGTCGATGGAGGAGATGGTGGCGGCGCTGGGGCTGGACCTCCGGGTGCACGCCGTCCACCTCCACGAGCTTCTCCTCTGCTACCTCGCCCTCAACCGGAAGCACGCTCACAAGTACATCGTCGGCGCCTTCGCCGACCTTATCGTCGGCCTCGCCGCCGCCGAGAAGCACCGATCCGAAGCCTGA